The following coding sequences are from one Liolophura sinensis isolate JHLJ2023 chromosome 12, CUHK_Ljap_v2, whole genome shotgun sequence window:
- the LOC135479116 gene encoding tyrosine-protein kinase RYK-like isoform X2 — protein sequence MDSVETYRLLGITAELYYVRNGIINNYALSFSLPIPADITDIYFTWQSLRQPPPAMYYSMAFSSSNLKAMAIPETNITLNGPVPTTLSVFQVKFPCTGKVTAEVDVRMQLNVSIFSTSNQTLLNFKRRKLCLKADEISIPATSGGVRSWPRGTANLPINDTFFYYDPQQAQNMSSSTHIFYIAVGCACAVILLIAMAVAVYYLNSQKSGMRGYTERMSETDSSQALSQQSQLLLHSDTPNNSTVAPTANGVIKKGYLHITDLKPTDVTAMLNEVHLERNKITLGEVLLEGTFGRIYHGTIVGEDENDLSAQQDVFIKTVIDQARPDQVQTFLTESCLFRGLAHQNLNTIIAACLDNEKQPMVIYPYANEGNLKKFLQKCRMSDTGAHQALSTPQLVYMAIQIIRGMQALHRKKIVHRDLATRNCVVDQHLTVRLMDNALSRDLFPQDYNCLGDNENRPVKWLSVEAILEKKFTPASDVWAFGVTLWELMTIGQQPYSEIDPFEITSYLQQGYRAAQPINCPDELFAVMACCWAMSPDERPKFSQLQTCLTDFYTALGRYI from the exons GTATCACAGCGGAACTGTATTATGTGAGGAATGGAATCATCAACAATTACGCACTGTCGTTTAGCCTTCCCATACCTGCCGACATCACAGATATTTACTTCACCTGGCAGAGTTTACGCCAACCTCCTCCAGCT aTGTATTACAGTATGGCATTCTCCTCCTCCAATCTGAAGGCGATGGCCATACCAGAGACTAACATCACGCTGAATGGTCCAGTCCCTACCACTTTGTCAG TCTTCCAGGTGAAATTCCCATGCACGGGAAAAGTGACAGCAGAAGTTGATGTTCGAATGCAGCTCAATGTCAGCATTTTTTCCACATCCAACCAGACATTGCTGAACTTCAAGAGGAGGAAACTCTGTTTAAAAG ctgATGAGATATCCATTCCTGCTACCAGTGGAGGTGTGAGAAGCTGGCCTAGAGGCACCGCAAATCTACCAATAAATGACACCTTCTTCTACTATG ATCCTCAACAAGCTCAGAACATGTCCTCCTCTACCCACATCTTCTACATCGCTGTTGGATGCGCCTGCGCTGTCATTTTACTCATCGCCATGGCGGTAGCTGTTTACTACCTGAACTCACAAAAATCAGGAATGAGGGGATATACGGAACGGATGAG TGAAACTGACAGTTCACAGGCGCTCTCCCAGCAGAGTCAGTTGTTGTTACACTCAGACACGCCCAATAATTCTACTGTTGCCCCAACAGCCAATG GTGTAATAAAGAAAGGTTATCTGCACATCACTGACCTCAAACCCACGGACGTCACAGCCATGTTAAACGAGGTCCATTTAGAGCGTAACAAGATCACGCTGGGAGAGGTACTGCTAGAAG GGACCTTTGGTAGAATATATCATGGAACTATAGTGGGTGAGGATGAAAATGACTTGTCTGCACAGCAAGATGTCTTCATTAAAACAGTTATTG ACCAGGCCCGTCCAGATCAGGTTCAGACGTTCCTCACAGAGAGTTGTTTGTTTCGTGGCCTCGCTCACCAGAATCTGAACACCATCATTGCAGCCTGTCTGGACAACGAGAAACAGCCAATGGTCATTTATCCTTATGCAAATGAGGgcaatttaaagaaatttttacAGAAATGTAGAATGTCAGATACAGGAGCACATCAG GCTCTGTCAACACCACAGCTGGTCTACATGGCCATACAGATCATACGGGGGATGCAAGCCTTACACCGCAAAAAAATAGTCCATAGAGACTTAGCCACGAGGAATTGTGT agttGACCAGCATCTAACAGTCAGACTGATGGACAACGCTTTATCACGGGACCTGTTTCCTCAGGACTACAACTGCCTGGGTGACAATGAGAATAGACCGGTCAAGTGGCTATCTGTAGAGGCTATTCTGGAGAAAAAGTTTACCCCTGCCAGTGATGTG TGGGCTTTCGGAGTGACACTCTGGGAACTGATGACGATTGGTCAACAGCCCTACTCCGAGATTGACCCGTTTGAGATTACATCCTACCTTCAGCAAGGCTACCGAGCAGCACAGCCAATCAACTGTCCAGATGAGCT GTTTGCGGTGATGGCGTGTTGTTGGGCAATGTCCCCAGATGAGCGTCCCAAGTTTTCACAGCTTCAAACATGTCTGACGGACTTTTACACAGCACTGGGTCGATACATCTGA
- the LOC135479116 gene encoding tyrosine-protein kinase RYK-like isoform X1 has product MDSVETYRLLGITAELYYVRNGIINNYALSFSLPIPADITDIYFTWQSLRQPPPAMYYSMAFSSSNLKAMAIPETNITLNGPVPTTLSVFQVKFPCTGKVTAEVDVRMQLNVSIFSTSNQTLLNFKRRKLCLKADEISIPATSGGVRSWPRGTANLPINDTFFYYDPQQAQNMSSSTHIFYIAVGCACAVILLIAMAVAVYYLNSQKSGMRGYTERMSETDSSQALSQQSQLLLHSDTPNNSTVAPTANATSAVCIESETPNSTPVSTVETNGVIKKGYLHITDLKPTDVTAMLNEVHLERNKITLGEVLLEGTFGRIYHGTIVGEDENDLSAQQDVFIKTVIDQARPDQVQTFLTESCLFRGLAHQNLNTIIAACLDNEKQPMVIYPYANEGNLKKFLQKCRMSDTGAHQALSTPQLVYMAIQIIRGMQALHRKKIVHRDLATRNCVVDQHLTVRLMDNALSRDLFPQDYNCLGDNENRPVKWLSVEAILEKKFTPASDVWAFGVTLWELMTIGQQPYSEIDPFEITSYLQQGYRAAQPINCPDELFAVMACCWAMSPDERPKFSQLQTCLTDFYTALGRYI; this is encoded by the exons GTATCACAGCGGAACTGTATTATGTGAGGAATGGAATCATCAACAATTACGCACTGTCGTTTAGCCTTCCCATACCTGCCGACATCACAGATATTTACTTCACCTGGCAGAGTTTACGCCAACCTCCTCCAGCT aTGTATTACAGTATGGCATTCTCCTCCTCCAATCTGAAGGCGATGGCCATACCAGAGACTAACATCACGCTGAATGGTCCAGTCCCTACCACTTTGTCAG TCTTCCAGGTGAAATTCCCATGCACGGGAAAAGTGACAGCAGAAGTTGATGTTCGAATGCAGCTCAATGTCAGCATTTTTTCCACATCCAACCAGACATTGCTGAACTTCAAGAGGAGGAAACTCTGTTTAAAAG ctgATGAGATATCCATTCCTGCTACCAGTGGAGGTGTGAGAAGCTGGCCTAGAGGCACCGCAAATCTACCAATAAATGACACCTTCTTCTACTATG ATCCTCAACAAGCTCAGAACATGTCCTCCTCTACCCACATCTTCTACATCGCTGTTGGATGCGCCTGCGCTGTCATTTTACTCATCGCCATGGCGGTAGCTGTTTACTACCTGAACTCACAAAAATCAGGAATGAGGGGATATACGGAACGGATGAG TGAAACTGACAGTTCACAGGCGCTCTCCCAGCAGAGTCAGTTGTTGTTACACTCAGACACGCCCAATAATTCTACTGTTGCCCCAACAGCCAATG CCACATCTGCTGTATGCATAGAGTCGGAAACCCCTAACAGTACCCCTGTGTCCACAGTTGAGACTAATG GTGTAATAAAGAAAGGTTATCTGCACATCACTGACCTCAAACCCACGGACGTCACAGCCATGTTAAACGAGGTCCATTTAGAGCGTAACAAGATCACGCTGGGAGAGGTACTGCTAGAAG GGACCTTTGGTAGAATATATCATGGAACTATAGTGGGTGAGGATGAAAATGACTTGTCTGCACAGCAAGATGTCTTCATTAAAACAGTTATTG ACCAGGCCCGTCCAGATCAGGTTCAGACGTTCCTCACAGAGAGTTGTTTGTTTCGTGGCCTCGCTCACCAGAATCTGAACACCATCATTGCAGCCTGTCTGGACAACGAGAAACAGCCAATGGTCATTTATCCTTATGCAAATGAGGgcaatttaaagaaatttttacAGAAATGTAGAATGTCAGATACAGGAGCACATCAG GCTCTGTCAACACCACAGCTGGTCTACATGGCCATACAGATCATACGGGGGATGCAAGCCTTACACCGCAAAAAAATAGTCCATAGAGACTTAGCCACGAGGAATTGTGT agttGACCAGCATCTAACAGTCAGACTGATGGACAACGCTTTATCACGGGACCTGTTTCCTCAGGACTACAACTGCCTGGGTGACAATGAGAATAGACCGGTCAAGTGGCTATCTGTAGAGGCTATTCTGGAGAAAAAGTTTACCCCTGCCAGTGATGTG TGGGCTTTCGGAGTGACACTCTGGGAACTGATGACGATTGGTCAACAGCCCTACTCCGAGATTGACCCGTTTGAGATTACATCCTACCTTCAGCAAGGCTACCGAGCAGCACAGCCAATCAACTGTCCAGATGAGCT GTTTGCGGTGATGGCGTGTTGTTGGGCAATGTCCCCAGATGAGCGTCCCAAGTTTTCACAGCTTCAAACATGTCTGACGGACTTTTACACAGCACTGGGTCGATACATCTGA